Proteins co-encoded in one Halococcoides cellulosivorans genomic window:
- a CDS encoding RPA family protein: MSTTPTREVARRVFATEFNDATVTFKESDDDRAPVYALLPTGQRSNRVFIVGTLTETEDVGQDSEYWQGRVVDPNGDPFFVYAGQYQPDAASVLRDIEPPAYVAVVGKPRTFETDDGTVNVSVRPESITEVDEGTRDRWVIETAQRTLDRIEHYETAAGDEYVRMAREEYEGPIENYRRAVVEALENLDTEDATAPA; the protein is encoded by the coding sequence ATGAGCACTACGCCCACTCGCGAAGTCGCGCGCCGCGTCTTCGCCACGGAGTTCAACGACGCCACGGTCACGTTCAAGGAATCGGACGACGACCGCGCTCCCGTCTATGCACTCCTCCCGACGGGCCAGCGCTCGAACCGCGTCTTCATCGTCGGGACGCTCACCGAGACCGAAGACGTCGGCCAGGACAGCGAGTACTGGCAGGGCCGGGTCGTCGACCCGAACGGCGACCCCTTCTTCGTCTACGCCGGCCAATACCAGCCAGACGCCGCGAGCGTGCTGCGCGACATCGAACCGCCGGCGTACGTCGCCGTCGTCGGTAAACCCCGCACCTTCGAGACCGACGACGGGACGGTCAACGTCTCCGTCCGGCCGGAGTCGATCACCGAGGTCGACGAGGGGACGCGCGACCGGTGGGTGATCGAGACCGCCCAGCGCACGCTCGACCGGATCGAACACTACGAGACCGCCGCCGGAGACGAGTACGTTCGGATGGCCCGCGAGGAGTACGAGGGGCCGATCGAGAACTACCGCCGGGCGGTCGTCGAAGCGCTGGAGAATCTCGACACCGAAGACGCGACTGCGCCGGCGTAG
- the rpl18a gene encoding 50S ribosomal protein L18Ae encodes MGTYTVAGTYEDRAGDRSFETAIDAPNADVATERAFATMGSRHGLKRTEMTVDTVEEAAQ; translated from the coding sequence ATGGGAACGTACACAGTCGCAGGAACCTACGAGGACCGAGCGGGCGACCGCTCGTTCGAGACAGCAATCGACGCGCCCAACGCCGATGTCGCGACCGAGCGCGCGTTCGCGACGATGGGGTCGCGACACGGCCTCAAACGGACGGAGATGACCGTCGACACCGTCGAGGAGGCCGCACAATGA
- a CDS encoding DUF7537 family lipoprotein: MDRYRATVVTTALVVALAGCSLPSDAPTDTVTPVDIGSTDPPGVSTRTDSVDAEALLDAHERALANRSFALRVNRTERQHGETVGTLGVDAGFGAADGEYRMDVRASGRLTAYAWAQRSRYWAGDGQSVVVREYNQTTLYHQTEPARWALPIESTRRSRIAGALADLTVTSIEPQASGVRIEARADPAGDGVTDFWSAPTVRSATLVLDVSNAGLIRAIDLEYTLVESDGDRIQIRETTQIDGVGSTTVGRPAWVETALPNASSATPDRDRPGY; encoded by the coding sequence ATGGACCGGTATCGGGCGACAGTGGTCACGACCGCCCTCGTCGTCGCACTGGCGGGCTGTTCGCTGCCGAGCGATGCGCCGACCGACACCGTCACGCCGGTCGATATCGGCTCGACGGACCCGCCCGGCGTCTCCACCCGGACCGACAGCGTCGACGCCGAGGCGTTGCTCGACGCTCACGAGCGCGCCCTCGCGAATCGATCGTTCGCCCTGCGAGTGAACCGGACCGAGCGGCAGCACGGCGAGACCGTCGGCACGCTCGGGGTCGACGCGGGGTTCGGCGCGGCTGACGGGGAGTACCGAATGGACGTTCGGGCCAGCGGCCGATTGACGGCGTACGCCTGGGCCCAGCGCTCGCGATACTGGGCCGGCGACGGCCAGTCGGTCGTCGTCCGCGAGTACAACCAGACGACGCTGTATCATCAAACCGAGCCGGCACGGTGGGCGCTCCCGATCGAGTCGACGCGCCGCTCGCGGATTGCGGGCGCGCTCGCGGACCTCACCGTGACGAGTATCGAGCCCCAGGCCAGCGGCGTCCGGATCGAAGCACGCGCCGATCCCGCCGGCGACGGCGTGACCGACTTCTGGTCGGCACCCACGGTTCGATCGGCGACGCTCGTCCTCGACGTGTCGAACGCCGGCCTGATTCGTGCGATCGACCTGGAGTACACGCTCGTCGAGAGCGACGGCGACCGCATCCAGATTCGAGAGACGACGCAGATCGACGGCGTCGGATCGACGACCGTCGGCCGCCCGGCGTGGGTCGAGACTGCGCTCCCGAACGCCTCGTCAGCCACGCCCGACCGCGATCGGCCGGGCTACTGA
- a CDS encoding cupin domain-containing protein, with protein MGYAQIDPADLAATDDFSCDRRSIDEAVGLDALALTVYTIAPGESLARSYHRHATREEAFYVLDGALTVETAEGERTVPAGEVFVAEADSPHRPYNPASASDPVRVLAAGAPRSDPGLPADRPE; from the coding sequence ATGGGCTACGCACAGATCGATCCGGCGGATCTCGCGGCGACCGACGACTTTTCGTGCGACCGACGCTCGATCGACGAGGCCGTCGGACTCGACGCGCTCGCGCTAACGGTGTACACGATCGCACCCGGCGAATCGCTGGCGCGATCGTACCATCGCCACGCGACCCGCGAAGAGGCGTTCTACGTGCTCGACGGCGCGTTGACCGTCGAGACCGCCGAGGGCGAGCGGACCGTCCCTGCCGGCGAGGTGTTCGTCGCGGAGGCCGACAGTCCACATCGGCCGTACAACCCCGCGAGCGCGAGCGATCCGGTGCGCGTGCTCGCCGCGGGCGCGCCACGATCGGATCCAGGACTGCCCGCCGACCGCCCGGAGTGA
- a CDS encoding DUF5814 domain-containing protein, producing the protein MAITDRIQLKNHRQIQSQLETSIPKRAFAGATLDAFYAREGLAEVDDATRDRLEAFAEDFLVCDCEGAPHCGCGERAFVEYLLDLRASGLGPDAIVDVMEDDYMLTAYSGDVLGFLDESVRTLEAVSALADVDGRDEVADAARSRRDDLVG; encoded by the coding sequence GTGGCGATCACCGACCGCATCCAGCTGAAAAATCACCGCCAGATCCAGTCACAGCTGGAGACGTCGATCCCCAAGCGCGCGTTCGCTGGGGCGACTCTCGACGCGTTCTACGCCCGCGAGGGGCTCGCAGAGGTCGACGATGCGACGCGCGACCGCCTCGAAGCGTTCGCAGAGGACTTTCTGGTCTGTGACTGTGAAGGCGCACCCCACTGTGGCTGTGGCGAGCGGGCCTTCGTCGAGTACCTGCTGGACCTGCGCGCGAGCGGCCTGGGTCCGGACGCCATCGTCGACGTGATGGAAGACGACTACATGCTCACGGCCTACAGCGGCGACGTGCTCGGATTCCTCGACGAGAGTGTCCGCACGCTCGAAGCGGTCTCGGCACTCGCAGACGTCGACGGTCGCGACGAGGTCGCGGACGCGGCCCGATCACGACGCGACGATCTCGTGGGGTGA
- a CDS encoding NAD(P)H-binding protein: MDSVAILGCGWVGCELGRILAGRVRAVGVRRSDAGLERVRGAGIDAVQADLTDADSLARVPDVEALVVAATPDDRTAAAARRLHVDGLRTAIDHFSGREAPPDRLVYVSSTGVYGDHGGDWVDESTEIDPPTAKLEAIATAERITRERSGAIDGTVARFGGLYGPERYRMARYVEGPVTAGWLNSIHRDDAAGAIAHLIATDARPDIVNVVDGSPVEKHRFADWLAEQCGRPQPPKRSVAERIDALDDPNGDRGARIRAQKRVAGDRLRSLGFRPRCPSARAGFAAAVAAGNCP, encoded by the coding sequence ATCGACAGCGTCGCGATTCTGGGCTGTGGATGGGTCGGCTGTGAACTCGGGCGCATCCTCGCGGGGCGGGTCCGGGCGGTCGGCGTTCGTCGCTCCGACGCCGGCCTGGAGCGCGTCCGCGGAGCCGGGATCGACGCCGTCCAGGCGGATCTGACCGACGCCGACAGCCTGGCGCGCGTCCCCGACGTCGAAGCGCTCGTCGTCGCCGCGACGCCCGACGATCGGACGGCGGCGGCCGCACGCAGGCTGCACGTCGACGGCCTCCGGACGGCGATCGACCACTTTTCCGGGCGCGAAGCCCCACCCGATCGGCTCGTCTACGTCTCCTCGACCGGCGTGTACGGCGATCACGGCGGCGACTGGGTCGACGAATCGACCGAAATCGACCCGCCGACCGCGAAACTCGAGGCGATCGCAACCGCCGAGCGGATCACTCGCGAGCGCAGCGGCGCAATCGACGGCACCGTCGCCCGGTTCGGCGGGCTCTACGGGCCAGAACGCTATCGAATGGCCCGCTACGTCGAGGGGCCAGTCACCGCGGGCTGGCTCAACTCGATCCACCGCGACGACGCTGCGGGCGCGATCGCCCACCTCATCGCGACCGACGCCCGGCCCGACATCGTCAACGTCGTCGACGGATCGCCGGTCGAGAAACACCGCTTCGCGGACTGGTTGGCCGAGCAGTGTGGTCGGCCCCAACCCCCGAAACGAAGCGTCGCCGAGCGCATCGACGCGCTCGACGACCCGAACGGTGATCGCGGGGCGCGAATCCGCGCCCAGAAACGCGTCGCGGGAGATCGACTCCGATCACTTGGGTTTCGCCCGCGCTGCCCCTCCGCACGGGCCGGGTTCGCCGCGGCGGTCGCCGCCGGGAACTGTCCCTGA
- the ftsY gene encoding signal recognition particle-docking protein FtsY, with translation MFDGLKDRLSSFTEDVDDDIEEPDADAAAEDADAPPTEASADEEPSPPSEADASAAADAETAPDDDGAETPAATDADRAEDADGADAETGADAETSVEADSDAEADDGRGLTERAKLFASGKTVVDEDDLAGHLDDLEFALLASDVELSVAERIIDRVEATLLGETRRRLSSTGDLARDALREALYDTLDVGDLDFIEAIEAGDDPAVVVFTGVNGVGKTTTIAKLVRYLDRAGYSSVVANGDTFRAGANEQLIEHAEALDVECIHHEQGSDPAAVIYDAVEYADAHDVDVVLGDTAGRLHTSDDLMAQLEKIDRVVEPDLTLFVDEAVAGQDAVNRAREFDDAAAIDGTVLTKADADAQGGAAISIAQVTGRPILFLGTGQGYDDLEAFDPEAMADDLVGE, from the coding sequence ATGTTCGACGGGCTCAAAGACCGTCTGTCCTCCTTTACCGAGGACGTCGACGACGACATCGAGGAGCCTGACGCCGACGCCGCGGCCGAGGACGCCGACGCCCCACCGACCGAAGCGTCCGCTGACGAGGAGCCGTCGCCACCGTCAGAGGCCGACGCGTCGGCAGCTGCCGACGCCGAGACCGCGCCGGACGACGACGGTGCCGAAACCCCGGCCGCTACGGACGCCGATCGGGCCGAAGACGCGGACGGTGCGGACGCCGAAACTGGAGCGGACGCCGAGACGTCAGTCGAGGCGGACTCCGACGCCGAGGCCGACGACGGTCGCGGCCTGACCGAACGGGCCAAACTGTTCGCCAGTGGCAAGACCGTCGTCGACGAGGACGACCTCGCAGGCCACCTCGACGACCTGGAGTTCGCCCTCCTCGCGAGCGACGTCGAGCTGTCGGTCGCCGAGCGCATCATCGACCGCGTCGAAGCGACGCTGCTCGGTGAGACGCGCCGTCGACTGTCGAGTACGGGCGATCTGGCGCGGGATGCACTCCGGGAGGCACTCTACGACACGCTCGACGTTGGCGATCTGGACTTCATCGAGGCGATCGAGGCCGGCGACGACCCCGCCGTGGTCGTCTTTACGGGTGTCAACGGCGTCGGGAAGACCACGACCATCGCGAAACTCGTCCGGTATCTCGACCGGGCGGGCTACTCGTCGGTCGTCGCCAACGGCGACACGTTTCGCGCGGGCGCGAACGAGCAACTCATCGAGCACGCGGAGGCGCTCGACGTCGAGTGCATCCACCACGAGCAGGGCAGCGATCCCGCCGCGGTGATCTACGACGCCGTCGAGTACGCCGACGCCCACGACGTCGACGTCGTGTTGGGCGACACCGCCGGTCGACTCCACACGAGCGACGATCTGATGGCCCAACTCGAAAAGATCGACCGCGTCGTCGAGCCCGACCTGACGCTGTTCGTCGACGAGGCGGTCGCCGGGCAAGACGCCGTGAATCGCGCGCGGGAGTTCGACGACGCCGCCGCCATCGACGGGACGGTGCTCACGAAAGCCGACGCCGACGCTCAGGGCGGCGCGGCCATCTCGATCGCACAGGTGACCGGCCGGCCGATCCTCTTTTTGGGCACCGGGCAGGGGTACGACGACCTGGAGGCGTTCGACCCCGAAGCCATGGCCGACGATCTCGTCGGTGAGTAG
- a CDS encoding CopG family transcriptional regulator, with the protein MGNKNKTISFRVSEAKFEALREIAESRDLSLSAMFRDYVDKLVDHDGQVEVVSEGDASEVDGSFPPKVEVPKRFIREHERLELEADHLREQLEEYKRYVAQLEEGTDDVVHLEDLDAGDEGSAYRIETDLDDTPF; encoded by the coding sequence ATGGGCAACAAGAACAAGACGATCTCCTTTCGGGTCAGCGAGGCGAAGTTCGAGGCCCTGCGGGAGATCGCGGAGTCTCGGGACCTCTCGCTGTCTGCGATGTTTCGGGACTACGTCGACAAACTCGTCGACCACGACGGACAGGTCGAGGTCGTTTCCGAGGGAGACGCGAGCGAGGTCGACGGTTCCTTCCCACCGAAAGTCGAGGTGCCGAAGCGGTTCATCCGCGAGCACGAACGCCTCGAACTCGAAGCCGATCACCTCCGCGAGCAACTCGAAGAGTACAAACGCTACGTCGCGCAGTTGGAAGAGGGCACCGACGACGTGGTCCACCTCGAAGACCTCGACGCGGGCGACGAGGGATCGGCCTACCGCATCGAGACGGACCTCGACGACACGCCGTTTTGA
- a CDS encoding DUF5791 family protein encodes MHTDAIDDAESRAHILDAWTDGARDALADAGAAAVREATDADAVTLDAIQAGEIEPIPLETVAGVLACDPDQPDADVIAAEARDRLLLGMTRAVLDVDRLAALVETDRTATELQQAIEGRAELPMGEFASLRAAIARES; translated from the coding sequence ATGCACACCGACGCGATCGACGACGCCGAGTCCCGGGCGCATATCCTCGACGCCTGGACCGACGGGGCCCGCGACGCACTCGCCGACGCCGGGGCCGCGGCCGTCCGGGAGGCGACCGACGCCGACGCCGTGACCCTCGACGCGATCCAGGCGGGCGAGATCGAGCCGATTCCACTGGAGACCGTCGCGGGCGTGCTCGCCTGTGACCCCGACCAGCCAGACGCCGACGTGATCGCCGCCGAGGCGCGCGATCGACTGCTGCTGGGGATGACACGCGCGGTCCTCGACGTCGATCGGCTGGCGGCGCTGGTCGAGACCGATCGGACCGCGACCGAACTCCAGCAGGCCATCGAAGGGCGAGCCGAACTCCCGATGGGCGAGTTCGCGAGTTTGCGCGCGGCGATCGCCCGGGAATCGTGA
- the pfdA gene encoding prefoldin subunit alpha, producing the protein MSQGQGRQQLQQLVEAIEEIESEQNTIRTEIQAHREEQGDIDDAIEAIESLDTDESVQVPLGGGAYVRATIEDIEEIVVEIGDGYAAERDADGAVETLELKQDAHDARIDDLNDDIDALDEESQELEQRAQQMQQQMQQQQMQQQMQQQQASENDE; encoded by the coding sequence ATGAGCCAGGGTCAGGGCCGCCAGCAGCTCCAGCAACTCGTCGAGGCCATCGAGGAGATCGAATCCGAGCAGAACACCATCCGCACGGAGATCCAGGCCCACCGCGAGGAACAGGGCGACATCGACGACGCCATCGAGGCGATCGAGTCCCTGGACACCGACGAGTCCGTGCAGGTCCCGCTCGGCGGGGGCGCGTACGTCCGCGCGACCATCGAGGACATCGAGGAGATCGTCGTCGAGATCGGTGACGGCTACGCCGCCGAGCGCGACGCCGACGGCGCCGTCGAGACGCTCGAACTCAAACAGGACGCCCACGACGCCCGGATCGACGACCTCAACGACGACATCGACGCGCTCGACGAGGAGAGTCAGGAACTCGAACAGCGCGCCCAGCAGATGCAACAGCAGATGCAACAACAGCAGATGCAACAGCAGATGCAACAACAGCAGGCCTCCGAAAACGACGAATAG